A portion of the Algisphaera agarilytica genome contains these proteins:
- a CDS encoding sulfatase-like hydrolase/transferase — MDIVASACRSFSWFVVLAAVLTAAIAQAGEQPPNILWIITDDQRSDSLAVYNQVTTGKAESPLGFVMSPRIDQLAAEGVFFTNAYCNSPACAPSRSSMHTGKYPHRNGMFGFRPAHQKVDVASRMVPEVMKEHGYQTAHFGKSGYYIFDYPGRQTYNQIGHYETFVSRRMLQESDGSDFWFNRPWGTHNGKGGVLGTEEVFRFPDGTVKRFWRERRDAEITEEDIAQRKAVEEELDILRTYTRSNPNLIIGGVSSNTTWNTLDGATAKSMQEYLAQEGQPYTLVDGKTKANGPDPSRPVFIHLGFSAPHTPVMPSKEYRDKFAGQTYKVPAFSDREIELLPETLQQMHNDMNFSRMTDDEQQQAIRDYYALCAMLDELVGASVDSFKAYSEKRGQDFLIVYVCGDHGWHLGEQGIEAKFGPWYQSNHGSVIVVSSDQEKYPPGTVYDGFIEYVDFAPTIYESASVPTSAHPGLDGFALNHILTGEAVQRDYVIGEFNQVRGERAYLRTKDFAFSMRARPYFTKPGEGYAPGERNMWGLEASAEEVEMSLYDLRIDPHERVNLAYHELYVELAAFLRNKLGRIILGDGRVEVDWKQENVYHVSDFAPGAHDRKLDIPADILPEPQVPEAYADLIEKN, encoded by the coding sequence ATGGATATCGTTGCATCGGCCTGCCGATCCTTCTCATGGTTCGTGGTTCTGGCCGCCGTTTTGACCGCGGCGATCGCTCAAGCGGGCGAGCAACCGCCGAATATCCTCTGGATCATCACGGACGACCAGCGGAGCGATTCGTTGGCGGTCTACAACCAAGTCACCACAGGCAAGGCCGAGAGCCCGCTGGGTTTCGTGATGTCGCCGCGGATCGACCAGCTGGCCGCCGAGGGTGTCTTCTTCACCAACGCGTATTGCAATTCGCCCGCCTGTGCCCCGTCGCGCAGCTCGATGCACACCGGCAAGTACCCGCACCGCAACGGCATGTTCGGCTTCCGCCCGGCCCACCAGAAGGTCGACGTCGCAAGCCGCATGGTCCCCGAGGTGATGAAGGAACACGGCTACCAGACCGCGCACTTCGGTAAGAGCGGCTACTACATCTTCGACTACCCCGGCCGGCAGACCTACAACCAGATCGGCCACTACGAAACTTTTGTAAGTCGACGCATGCTGCAGGAAAGCGACGGCAGCGACTTCTGGTTCAACAGGCCTTGGGGGACACACAACGGCAAGGGCGGCGTGCTCGGCACCGAAGAGGTGTTCCGCTTCCCCGATGGCACCGTGAAACGTTTCTGGCGCGAACGCCGGGACGCTGAAATCACCGAGGAAGATATCGCCCAGCGAAAGGCGGTCGAGGAAGAACTCGACATCCTGCGCACCTACACCCGCAGCAACCCGAACCTCATCATCGGCGGGGTCTCGTCCAACACCACCTGGAACACCCTCGACGGCGCGACCGCCAAGAGCATGCAGGAATACCTCGCCCAGGAAGGCCAGCCCTACACCCTGGTCGATGGCAAGACCAAGGCCAACGGCCCCGACCCGAGCAGGCCGGTATTTATTCACCTGGGGTTCAGCGCCCCGCACACACCGGTGATGCCCAGCAAGGAGTACCGCGACAAGTTTGCGGGCCAGACCTACAAGGTCCCCGCCTTCAGCGACCGGGAGATCGAGCTGCTGCCCGAGACGCTGCAGCAGATGCATAACGACATGAACTTCTCTCGGATGACCGACGACGAGCAACAGCAGGCCATCCGCGACTACTACGCCCTTTGCGCGATGCTCGATGAGTTGGTCGGCGCGTCCGTCGATTCGTTCAAGGCCTACTCCGAAAAACGCGGCCAGGACTTCCTCATCGTCTACGTATGCGGCGACCACGGCTGGCACCTCGGCGAGCAGGGCATCGAGGCGAAATTCGGCCCGTGGTACCAGTCCAACCACGGCAGCGTCATCGTGGTGTCCTCCGACCAAGAGAAGTACCCGCCCGGCACCGTCTACGACGGCTTCATCGAATACGTCGACTTTGCACCCACGATCTACGAATCCGCGAGCGTCCCGACCTCCGCCCACCCGGGGCTCGATGGCTTTGCCCTCAACCACATCCTTACGGGTGAGGCGGTTCAGCGTGACTACGTCATCGGCGAGTTCAACCAGGTCCGCGGCGAGCGGGCCTACCTCCGCACCAAGGATTTCGCCTTCTCGATGCGGGCACGCCCGTACTTCACCAAGCCCGGAGAAGGCTACGCCCCCGGCGAGCGGAATATGTGGGGCCTTGAGGCCTCGGCCGAGGAAGTCGAGATGTCGCTCTACGATCTGCGGATCGACCCACACGAACGGGTGAACCTGGCCTACCACGAGCTGTACGTCGAGCTGGCGGCCTTCCTCCGCAACAAGCTCGGCCGGATCATCCTGGGCGACGGCCGTGTGGAAGTCGACTGGAAGCAGGAAAACGTCTACCACGTCAGCGACTTCGCTCCGGGAGCTCACGACCGGAAGCTCGACATCCCCGCTGATATCCTGCCCGAGCCGCAGGTGCCCGAGGCGTATGCGGATTTGATAGAGAAAAACTAG
- a CDS encoding STAS domain-containing protein yields MTDKDSRLIVSEHEEITQIGFVDRNILEEANIQQIGEEIATLIDSKANPKILLNFENVEHLSSAALGTLITVNTKVKQKGGQLRLASIDKQIYEVFVITKLNKLFQIHDTTDKALGSFK; encoded by the coding sequence ATGACCGACAAAGATTCCCGCCTGATCGTCAGCGAACACGAAGAGATCACCCAGATCGGTTTTGTGGACCGCAACATCCTCGAAGAGGCCAATATCCAGCAGATCGGCGAAGAGATCGCAACCCTGATCGACAGCAAAGCCAACCCCAAGATCCTCTTGAACTTTGAAAACGTCGAGCACCTTTCCTCGGCGGCCTTGGGTACGCTCATCACCGTGAACACCAAGGTGAAGCAGAAGGGCGGCCAGCTCCGTCTGGCGAGCATCGACAAGCAGATCTACGAAGTCTTCGTGATCACCAAGCTCAACAAGCTCTTCCAGATCCACGACACAACGGACAAAGCACTGGGCAGCTTTAAATAA
- a CDS encoding ATP-binding protein, producing MSKPTSSKLVFPSKLSEVPAAQQAVVDAAKEAGFDEKALFAVRLALDEALTNAVRHGNASDPSKQVTLEFTTEPNQLTIVIEDEGPGFNPDDVPDPTAVENLGRPHGRGVMLMRAYMTDVQFNKRGNRVTLVKQLDCKLPHKG from the coding sequence ATGTCAAAGCCGACCTCATCCAAGCTCGTGTTCCCCAGCAAGCTCAGCGAGGTGCCTGCGGCGCAGCAGGCCGTTGTGGATGCTGCCAAGGAAGCGGGCTTCGATGAGAAAGCGTTGTTTGCGGTACGGCTTGCGCTCGACGAAGCGCTGACCAACGCGGTCCGTCACGGCAACGCCAGCGACCCCTCCAAGCAGGTCACGCTCGAGTTCACGACCGAGCCCAACCAACTCACCATTGTGATCGAAGACGAAGGGCCCGGATTCAACCCCGACGATGTGCCCGACCCGACCGCCGTAGAAAACCTGGGCCGGCCTCACGGCCGTGGGGTCATGCTCATGCGGGCCTACATGACCGATGTCCAGTTCAATAAGCGCGGCAATCGGGTGACTCTCGTTAAGCAGCTGGATTGCAAGCTTCCGCATAAGGGTTGA
- a CDS encoding sulfatase-like hydrolase/transferase: MRITGWLVALAFALAVLGCTSVSSIADESKQPPNILWIITDDHRSDSLAVFNRYATGRDESPLGFVMSPRLDALAAEGVFYPNAYCNSPACAPSRASMHTGKYPHRNGIYGFRRSHHSADVSSELVQAVMKNHGYQPAHFGKSGVRIFPIDKINQWEPAGHYNPRVTKRSLHESDGSDFWFNSPWGEVDGKGMVIGTEEVYRYPDGSVKRFWRERKDQPLTEDDLAKRKAIEEELDILRTYTRRNPNLIIGGVSSNTTWNTMDAATVKAMQRYLDHGGSQPYTLIDGKTQAAGPDPEKPVFIHLGFSAPHTPVLPSKEFRDKFMGKTYKVPAFDERELELLPETLQQMHNDMNFSRMTDAEKQQAIRDYYALCAMVDHLAGAAADSFKAYSEKHGRDYLIVYVNGDHGWHLGEQGIEAKFGPWRQSNQGSVIVVSSDKEKYPPGTVYDGLIEYVDFVPTFYDAANISTSAHPGLDGFSLRQIASGEAVQRDYVIGEFNQVRGERAYLRTKDFAFSMRARPYFTKPGEGYEPGERTMWGLEAPAEEVEMSLYDLRVDPDERVNVAYHAPYAELAGFFRDKLGRIVLGDGRVEVDWTQENTYHVSDFAPGAHDRKLDIPEGVVPEPQLPSAYSDLLSAE, from the coding sequence ATGCGTATCACGGGTTGGTTGGTCGCTTTGGCGTTTGCCCTCGCGGTTCTGGGTTGCACGTCGGTTTCTTCGATCGCCGACGAATCGAAGCAGCCCCCGAACATTCTCTGGATCATCACCGACGACCACCGGAGCGATTCGTTGGCAGTGTTCAACCGGTACGCCACCGGCCGGGACGAGAGCCCGTTGGGGTTCGTGATGTCTCCGCGGCTGGATGCGCTGGCCGCCGAGGGCGTGTTCTACCCCAACGCCTACTGCAACTCCCCGGCCTGTGCCCCGTCGCGAGCCTCGATGCACACCGGCAAGTACCCGCACCGCAACGGCATCTACGGCTTCCGTCGATCGCACCACTCGGCCGACGTTTCGAGTGAGCTGGTCCAGGCCGTGATGAAAAACCACGGCTACCAGCCCGCCCACTTCGGCAAGAGCGGCGTCCGGATCTTCCCGATCGACAAGATCAACCAGTGGGAACCGGCCGGGCATTACAACCCCCGCGTCACCAAGCGCAGCCTGCACGAATCTGACGGCAGCGACTTCTGGTTCAACAGCCCCTGGGGCGAGGTCGATGGCAAGGGCATGGTCATCGGCACCGAAGAGGTCTACCGCTACCCCGACGGCAGCGTGAAACGCTTCTGGCGCGAGCGCAAGGACCAGCCGCTGACCGAAGATGACCTCGCCAAACGCAAGGCCATCGAGGAAGAGCTCGACATCCTGCGCACCTACACCCGCCGCAACCCCAACCTGATCATCGGTGGCGTCTCGTCCAACACCACCTGGAACACGATGGACGCCGCGACAGTCAAAGCGATGCAGCGGTATCTCGATCACGGCGGCTCACAGCCCTACACCCTGATTGATGGCAAAACACAAGCCGCGGGCCCCGACCCCGAAAAGCCCGTCTTCATCCACCTGGGCTTCAGCGCCCCCCACACCCCGGTGCTGCCCAGCAAGGAATTCCGAGACAAATTCATGGGCAAGACTTACAAGGTCCCCGCCTTCGACGAGCGTGAGCTCGAGCTGCTGCCCGAGACGCTGCAGCAGATGCACAACGACATGAACTTCTCGCGGATGACCGATGCCGAGAAGCAGCAGGCGATCCGCGACTACTACGCCCTGTGCGCGATGGTGGACCACCTCGCCGGGGCCGCGGCCGATTCGTTCAAGGCCTACTCCGAGAAGCACGGCCGGGACTACCTCATCGTCTACGTCAACGGCGACCACGGCTGGCACCTCGGCGAGCAGGGCATCGAAGCCAAGTTCGGCCCGTGGCGGCAGTCCAACCAGGGCAGCGTCATCGTGGTGTCCTCCGACAAAGAGAAATACCCGCCCGGCACGGTCTACGACGGCCTGATCGAATACGTCGACTTCGTCCCGACGTTCTACGACGCCGCGAATATCTCCACCTCCGCCCACCCCGGGCTCGACGGGTTCAGCCTCCGCCAGATCGCTTCGGGCGAGGCGGTCCAACGCGACTACGTCATCGGCGAGTTCAACCAGGTCCGCGGCGAGCGGGCCTACCTCCGCACCAAGGACTTTGCGTTCTCGATGCGGGCCCGCCCATACTTCACCAAGCCGGGCGAAGGCTACGAGCCGGGCGAGCGGACGATGTGGGGGCTGGAAGCTCCTGCCGAGGAAGTCGAGATGTCGCTGTACGACCTGCGTGTCGACCCCGACGAACGGGTCAACGTGGCCTACCACGCTCCCTACGCCGAGCTCGCCGGGTTTTTCCGCGATAAGCTCGGCCGGATCGTGCTGGGCGACGGCCGCGTAGAAGTCGACTGGACGCAGGAGAACACCTACCACGTCAGCGACTTCGCCCCGGGAGCTCACGACCGGAAGCTCGACATCCCCGAAGGCGTCGTTCCCGAGCCTCAGCTGCCGTCGGCCTATTCGGATCTGCTTTCGGCTGAGTGA
- a CDS encoding LysM peptidoglycan-binding domain-containing protein encodes MTAAYKIALAAGASLLLIVIASLILRGENNTPAPEDTGEELALNDTIAPIAEPPAVDPVPPADAPGLGLGVDLTPVGPPVRDETLTTDTPPSPEPEPESPTRLSYADKPAVVEPVLPDPENSITVGRSAFDNDDPFDRKPFDPLSEPIGPPEPEPITPEDPALAEVPPADPTPAEANVGIALGPLDPVTPPADPSAESTENVVPTPPPAPPILRLYTIESGDSLSSIALATYGSANKWVDIAQANPLVDPNRLRVGQEIKLPDLSGEGAAPVVKAEDNEDEVPRRGAKYTVKSGDNLSKIAKQFYNSTAKWELIFQANRRTIGDDPGNLKVGMELLIPPPDTGAN; translated from the coding sequence ATGACCGCCGCTTACAAAATCGCCCTCGCCGCCGGGGCCTCCCTGCTCCTGATCGTGATCGCATCGCTGATCTTGCGTGGCGAGAACAACACCCCCGCCCCGGAAGACACCGGCGAAGAGCTGGCCCTCAACGACACCATCGCCCCAATTGCGGAGCCGCCCGCCGTGGACCCGGTCCCCCCCGCCGATGCACCGGGGCTGGGCCTCGGCGTGGACCTGACGCCGGTCGGCCCGCCCGTCCGAGACGAGACCCTCACCACGGACACCCCCCCGAGCCCCGAGCCCGAACCCGAATCGCCCACGCGTCTGTCCTACGCCGATAAGCCCGCCGTCGTCGAGCCGGTCCTCCCGGACCCGGAAAACTCCATCACCGTGGGACGCTCGGCCTTCGACAACGACGACCCGTTCGACCGCAAGCCCTTCGATCCGCTGAGCGAACCGATCGGCCCGCCCGAGCCCGAGCCCATCACGCCCGAGGACCCCGCCCTCGCCGAGGTGCCGCCCGCAGACCCGACCCCCGCCGAAGCCAACGTGGGCATCGCGCTGGGCCCGCTCGACCCGGTGACGCCCCCGGCTGATCCTTCGGCCGAGTCCACGGAAAACGTGGTACCCACGCCGCCGCCCGCCCCGCCGATTCTGCGGCTCTACACCATCGAGTCCGGCGACTCGCTCAGCTCCATCGCCCTGGCCACCTACGGCAGCGCGAACAAGTGGGTCGATATCGCCCAGGCCAACCCACTGGTCGATCCCAACCGCCTCCGCGTCGGTCAGGAGATCAAGCTCCCCGACCTCAGCGGCGAGGGCGCCGCCCCGGTGGTGAAGGCCGAGGACAACGAAGACGAAGTGCCACGCCGTGGCGCCAAGTACACCGTGAAATCCGGGGACAACCTCAGCAAGATCGCCAAGCAGTTCTACAACTCCACCGCCAAGTGGGAACTGATCTTCCAGGCCAACCGCCGAACCATCGGCGACGATCCGGGCAACCTCAAGGTCGGCATGGAACTGCTCATCCCCCCGCCCGACACCGGTGCAAACTAA
- a CDS encoding serine O-acetyltransferase, whose translation MASPTHDPRRPDPALLDDLVDTLVSTTLADQRTAHIDAIFLPSRAKCIDIVELLRKLTFPGFFEDERLTSDNIHARFGELVEQIDAMLYEQIRQTERYLLNRAGKAKTGDDCPECDITAREKTDGFMGSIPEVRRMLSLDVQAAFDGDPAATSTDETIFCYPGLDAIFIHRYAHELYKLDLHLLARIFSEYAHNETGIEIHPGATIDESFFIDHGTGIVIGETVVIGKRVKVYQGVTLGAISTKGGQNWRGMKRHPTIEDDVTIYGGAIILGGQTVIGKGATVNGSIFVTQSVPPGHTATVDQLEVKHKPPREKKK comes from the coding sequence ATGGCTTCACCCACCCACGACCCCCGCCGCCCCGACCCCGCGCTGCTCGACGACCTCGTCGACACGCTGGTGAGCACGACGCTGGCCGACCAACGCACCGCCCACATCGACGCGATCTTCCTACCCAGCCGGGCCAAGTGCATCGATATCGTCGAGCTGCTGCGGAAGCTGACCTTCCCCGGGTTCTTCGAAGACGAACGGCTGACCTCCGACAACATCCACGCACGCTTCGGCGAACTGGTCGAGCAGATCGATGCGATGCTCTACGAGCAGATCCGCCAGACCGAACGCTACCTGCTCAACCGCGCGGGCAAGGCCAAGACCGGCGACGACTGCCCCGAATGCGACATCACCGCCCGCGAAAAGACCGACGGCTTCATGGGCTCCATCCCCGAGGTCCGGCGGATGCTGTCGCTCGACGTCCAGGCCGCCTTCGACGGCGACCCCGCCGCGACATCGACCGATGAAACCATCTTCTGCTACCCAGGCCTCGACGCCATCTTCATCCACCGCTACGCCCACGAGCTGTACAAGCTCGACCTGCACCTGCTCGCCCGCATCTTCTCCGAGTACGCCCACAACGAGACCGGCATCGAGATCCACCCCGGCGCCACGATCGACGAATCCTTCTTCATCGACCACGGCACCGGCATCGTGATCGGCGAAACCGTCGTCATCGGCAAGCGGGTCAAGGTCTACCAGGGCGTCACCCTCGGCGCGATCTCCACCAAGGGCGGCCAGAACTGGCGCGGCATGAAACGCCACCCCACTATCGAGGACGACGTCACCATCTACGGCGGGGCGATCATCCTCGGCGGCCAAACCGTCATCGGAAAAGGTGCGACGGTCAACGGCTCGATCTTCGTCACCCAGTCGGTCCCCCCCGGACACACCGCCACCGTCGACCAGCTCGAGGTCAAGCACAAGCCGCCCCGTGAGAAGAAGAAATAA
- a CDS encoding NAD-dependent epimerase/dehydratase family protein: protein MRYLITGGAGFVGSNLTRTLQEQQPDAELLVVDDMRLGTFANLSSEGPNGWSYHGEIIAGALHELDLPSLIDGFKPNVVFHEASITDTTVMDEAQMIRDNVEPFDELVELCVAQNIRLVWASSAATYGTTANGALNERRPFTLEDAGRPANVYGFSKWVMENIQRKTLAQHPDAHMVGLRYFNVFGPGEQNKGKMASMIYQLAQQMLDGKRPRIFDPGDQARDQIYVKDVVGCTMAGALDGAKSGVYNCGTGEATSFNQIVAALNQAFGTDHAPDYFENPFSFYQDYTCADISQTTAGLNWKPAYTTHDAIVEYAELLKAMRG, encoded by the coding sequence ATGCGCTACCTCATCACCGGCGGAGCCGGATTCGTCGGCTCCAACCTGACCCGCACCCTCCAAGAGCAGCAGCCCGACGCCGAGCTGTTGGTCGTGGACGACATGCGGCTGGGCACGTTCGCCAACCTCAGTAGCGAAGGCCCCAACGGCTGGTCCTACCACGGCGAAATCATCGCCGGTGCGTTGCATGAACTGGACCTGCCCAGCCTGATCGACGGGTTCAAGCCGAACGTGGTGTTTCACGAAGCGTCGATCACCGACACGACCGTGATGGATGAAGCCCAGATGATCCGCGACAACGTCGAGCCGTTCGACGAGCTGGTCGAATTGTGTGTCGCCCAGAACATCCGCCTGGTCTGGGCCAGCAGCGCCGCGACCTACGGCACCACTGCGAACGGTGCCCTCAACGAGCGCCGCCCCTTTACCCTCGAAGACGCTGGCCGCCCCGCCAACGTGTACGGCTTCTCGAAATGGGTCATGGAAAACATCCAACGCAAGACCCTGGCCCAGCACCCCGACGCCCACATGGTCGGCCTCCGCTACTTCAACGTGTTCGGCCCCGGCGAACAAAACAAGGGCAAGATGGCGTCCATGATCTATCAACTCGCCCAGCAGATGCTCGACGGCAAACGCCCCCGCATCTTCGACCCCGGCGATCAGGCCCGCGATCAGATCTACGTCAAGGACGTCGTTGGCTGCACCATGGCCGGGGCCTTGGACGGCGCGAAATCCGGCGTCTACAACTGCGGAACCGGCGAAGCCACCAGCTTCAACCAGATCGTCGCCGCGCTGAATCAGGCCTTCGGCACCGACCATGCGCCCGACTACTTCGAGAACCCCTTCAGCTTCTACCAGGACTACACCTGCGCCGACATCAGCCAGACCACGGCGGGGCTGAACTGGAAACCTGCGTACACCACACACGACGCGATCGTCGAGTATGCCGAGCTGCTCAAGGCGATGCGGGGATGA
- a CDS encoding glycosyltransferase family 2 protein, producing MAKISVVICCANAEATLPAAVASVKWADELVIVDSGSEDRTAEIAQAAADVYRLEPWRGYTGQKKFGTELAANDWVLVLDGDEEVSPKLAQQIQALTDGELDGLDVVYCNRRNWVMGRPVRAWWPDRQSRLIHRGRTHWPEEALHDTREPSDPSRTKRLSGHLEHKRVGFDGLESWSDYFSGKRLDERVLMVARQMHAQGKRASWASLALRPYMAFIKFYFIKRGFLDGTFGLLIAQKAAFSVQLKYAALWAVQQEEAGGPKAAEADPPANAGRQAD from the coding sequence ATGGCCAAGATTTCTGTCGTGATCTGCTGTGCGAACGCCGAGGCGACCCTGCCCGCGGCGGTGGCGTCGGTGAAGTGGGCGGACGAGCTGGTGATCGTGGATTCGGGTTCCGAGGATCGCACGGCCGAGATCGCTCAGGCGGCGGCGGACGTGTATCGCCTGGAGCCCTGGCGCGGCTACACGGGGCAGAAAAAATTTGGCACCGAATTGGCGGCGAACGACTGGGTGCTGGTCTTGGATGGCGACGAGGAAGTCTCGCCCAAGCTCGCCCAGCAGATCCAGGCGTTGACCGACGGGGAACTCGACGGCCTCGACGTGGTGTACTGCAACCGGCGGAACTGGGTCATGGGGCGGCCCGTGAGGGCGTGGTGGCCCGACCGCCAGAGCCGACTGATCCACCGCGGACGGACCCACTGGCCCGAAGAGGCGTTGCACGACACCCGTGAGCCGTCGGACCCCTCACGCACCAAACGCCTGTCGGGCCACCTCGAGCACAAACGTGTCGGCTTCGACGGGCTTGAATCCTGGTCGGACTACTTCAGCGGGAAGCGGCTGGATGAGCGGGTGCTGATGGTCGCCCGGCAGATGCATGCCCAGGGCAAACGGGCCTCGTGGGCGTCGCTGGCCCTTCGGCCGTACATGGCGTTCATCAAGTTCTACTTCATCAAGCGGGGGTTTCTCGACGGCACCTTCGGCCTGCTCATCGCCCAGAAGGCCGCCTTCAGCGTCCAGCTCAAATACGCTGCGCTCTGGGCGGTCCAGCAGGAAGAAGCCGGAGGACCAAAGGCTGCCGAGGCCGACCCACCGGCGAACGCTGGGCGACAGGCGGATTGA
- a CDS encoding hemolysin family protein, whose product MIIPIVIVAVACILICYFSATHSVLKTFSRKRLTDLLTEQGRERQAQFVSDNLSELQLMTGLLRACCGLTMVLGILYAVETHLGQSTTISPWPFVWAFLIATVCLGIFSVAIPVSWAQYRSERLLAWSVPLLRVLMVLTLPVTKPLTLFDPVVRRISGVDLHDDDDDLSDQVMAAVEDHEEGDTVAEEQKQMIEAVFDLDDTDAGEIMTPRTEVQGIELPATLAEVKSAVLEYGHSRVPVYRESLDDVVGILYAKDLIELLHIREDSDPAVADSFDLESLLREPMLIPESKDVLDLLREFRATKVHMAIVLDEYGGTAGLITIEDILEEIVGEIQDEYEPEDEPPEVIEVNDKVARVEARTHIDDLNDQLGLDLPEDEDYDTVGGFVFATLGHIPEVGETFEANGVKVTVDEAERTKVIAVTVEKLAAVPEAS is encoded by the coding sequence GTGATCATCCCGATCGTCATCGTCGCGGTGGCCTGCATCCTCATCTGCTACTTCTCCGCGACCCACTCGGTGCTCAAGACGTTTTCACGCAAGCGGCTCACAGACCTGCTGACCGAGCAAGGGCGTGAGCGCCAAGCGCAGTTTGTGTCGGACAACCTGTCCGAACTCCAGCTCATGACCGGCCTGCTGCGTGCTTGCTGCGGCCTCACCATGGTGCTGGGCATTTTGTACGCGGTGGAAACCCACCTCGGGCAGTCCACAACGATTTCGCCCTGGCCGTTTGTCTGGGCGTTCCTGATCGCCACGGTGTGCCTGGGCATTTTCAGCGTGGCGATCCCGGTGAGCTGGGCGCAGTACCGCTCGGAACGGCTGCTGGCGTGGTCGGTGCCGCTGCTCCGGGTGTTGATGGTGCTGACCCTGCCGGTGACCAAGCCGCTGACGCTCTTTGACCCCGTGGTCCGCCGCATCTCTGGCGTCGACCTCCACGACGATGACGACGACCTGTCGGATCAGGTCATGGCGGCGGTGGAAGACCACGAAGAAGGCGACACGGTCGCTGAAGAACAGAAGCAGATGATCGAGGCGGTGTTCGACCTCGACGATACCGATGCGGGGGAGATCATGACGCCGCGCACCGAGGTCCAAGGCATCGAGCTCCCAGCGACCTTGGCCGAGGTCAAGTCGGCGGTGCTGGAGTACGGCCACTCCCGGGTGCCGGTATACCGCGAAAGCCTCGACGACGTGGTGGGCATCCTCTACGCCAAGGACCTGATCGAGCTGCTGCACATCCGCGAAGACTCGGACCCGGCGGTTGCTGACAGCTTCGACTTGGAATCGCTTCTGCGTGAGCCGATGCTCATTCCCGAGAGTAAGGATGTGCTGGACCTTCTCCGCGAGTTCCGCGCAACCAAGGTGCATATGGCCATCGTGCTCGACGAGTACGGCGGCACCGCGGGGCTCATCACCATCGAAGATATCCTGGAAGAGATCGTCGGCGAGATTCAGGACGAGTACGAACCCGAGGACGAACCCCCCGAAGTGATCGAGGTCAACGACAAAGTCGCTCGTGTGGAGGCGAGGACCCACATCGACGACCTCAACGACCAACTAGGGCTGGACCTCCCCGAGGACGAGGACTACGACACCGTCGGCGGCTTCGTCTTCGCCACCCTCGGCCACATCCCCGAGGTCGGCGAAACGTTTGAGGCCAACGGGGTCAAAGTCACCGTCGACGAGGCCGAACGCACCAAGGTCATTGCGGTGACGGTCGAGAAACTTGCAGCGGTTCCCGAGGCTTCCTGA
- the ybeY gene encoding rRNA maturation RNase YbeY, whose amino-acid sequence MTSDAAEPPSTSGSSSEEPEPSTGPDSLSAPHLPADADLGLQVTYTLDTSDTEPPSAGWLDEQLAQAVRLAGVTSGNLAVTLIDDPTMIQLHADHCDDPTPTDVLTFDLADREPPRPGDVVTHIDGDLVICREEAERQSSTRGHDARTELLLYAVHGLMHLLGEDDHDEHDYQRMHQREDQLLTDMGFGPVFHGQTETPGDHT is encoded by the coding sequence GTGACCTCGGACGCCGCCGAGCCTCCGAGTACCTCCGGCAGTTCCTCCGAAGAACCCGAGCCTAGTACGGGGCCGGACTCTCTGAGTGCGCCCCATCTCCCAGCCGATGCCGACCTCGGCCTCCAGGTGACCTACACCCTCGATACCAGCGACACCGAGCCGCCTTCAGCGGGCTGGCTCGACGAGCAGCTCGCCCAGGCGGTACGTCTGGCGGGCGTCACCTCCGGAAATCTCGCGGTCACCCTGATCGACGATCCGACCATGATCCAGCTCCACGCGGACCACTGCGACGATCCGACGCCCACGGACGTGCTCACGTTTGATCTGGCCGATCGCGAACCGCCGCGCCCCGGCGATGTAGTCACCCACATCGATGGTGATCTGGTGATCTGTCGTGAGGAGGCCGAGCGTCAGTCCTCGACGCGTGGGCACGACGCCCGGACCGAGTTGCTGCTCTACGCCGTGCACGGCCTGATGCATCTGCTCGGGGAAGACGATCACGATGAACACGACTATCAACGCATGCACCAGCGCGAAGACCAGCTGCTGACGGACATGGGCTTCGGCCCCGTCTTCCATGGCCAAACCGAAACGCCGGGAGACCACACGTGA